GTACATTTCTCATATTTGTAGGTAAAGTGTAGTGACGAAAAGGCAtgtgtttataaaaaaacaacagaacttTTTCTGTGTCGTTTAATTGTTATTGCTTGTTGAATCTATTTTAAATGGTTCATGAAAGATTTCTCCAAAATTACAAgaaatggatttgtgtgtgtgtctttctgacCTTAACGTGTCCTCCCAGCACCTCCAGCAGCTGTCCTCGATACCACAACATGTCAGGTCCAATGACAGCACAGCCCAGGACCGACTTCCAGGTGTAGGGCTTCTGTCTCGGCAATGTCTTCATGCTCTGCTGAATCCTCTCCCTGAGCTGCTCCAGCtgacactctgacacacaccacAGATACATTTGTAGTCCAAACGAAAAGAGTGAGTGTTGTGAAGATCCATTTAGGTCTCGTCCTTAAAGGAAGATGTTTGTCATTTCTAGGAAATACCTTACACCTccttgttgtttctgttttacacatTAACTTTACCGCTCCTCATGTTTTATATTCGTTTTTTAACACCTGCTGTGTAAAGCGCAATTGTTAACAGGACTGCATGACGGACAGGTTATGTTCTGAGTCAAATTCTATTTTATTATCTCTTGTGCGCACCTTCATTCTGTGTTCTGGTGTAAATGAGTCCGTCCTCTCCGATGGCAGAAACACTTATCTGGATGTGACCGAGGCATGGCAGCTGTGGAGGGTGGTACAACTGAGTCttcacctgtacacacacacacacacacacacacacacacacacacacacacacacacacacacacacacacacacagagaatataACCAGAACTATGGATTATAATAGCTTGGGCAGATTATTTTTATAAACCACATTTATTCACATACCCTTTTCCATATTTTTTGAACAGACCCCAAGTCTTCTGGGAGTTTGTTCCAGCTATGTGGTGCATGAACACTGCTTCTCCATGTTTAGTTTTGACTCTGGGGACAGTTAGAAGACCTGCCCCAGACGATCTAAGAGGTCTGGACAGTTCTTAAGCTATTGCAGTATTTGTGATATAGGTATTACTTTCTTACTGTTCGGAACTTAGCTAAATGCCGATACTGCAACACATTGTCACTAAGTTTGCTTAAGTGGCTAATAATcgtatgtaatatataataatatataatattcgCACGGAGTCAAGGTGGATAGATTTCTTGCCcagagagtgtctgtgtgtctgatcaCCTTCTCAGCAGACACAATGGTGCGGGGGGCTGGTTTTGGGATGGTGGGAGTGGAGACGACGGAGacgggaggagggggagaaactGGTGAAGGAGCTGGGCAAGTGTATTTCTTCTTGCCATCAGAGCCATCAGTTTGTGTCTCGCTCACTGGAGACTGTGCATCAgtttctttgggtttttgaaCGTCTCTGCAAGACGACAGAAATACTCActttggaaaaacacaggtgcCCACTACCATTAGACAGACATTGGCTTAAGCACTATTGGCACAtagtacttttttaaaaattttatTCAGAGCTTCTGATGTGTGGTAATGTCTACCAGAAAGAGAAATAGTCAGAAATACATATATGGAgaagataaaatatatataatatttcaggAATTTCAGACCTGTAAATCATAATAACCACACACATTcttgcacacacagaccttgGTTTTCTTTCCCTGAGGGCCAGACCCTCGCTGGCCAGAAAGTCTGCAATGCTGACAAACTGTCCCATCCTGTTCGAGCAGAACAGAATGACGGGTAGAGGACGCTCATCTGTCAACTCCTGGACAacaagagaggggagggagaccCACAACGAAACTAGGTCATTACagcaacaaagaaaagaggTACATAGTGGAGAGCAAAGAGTAAAATGAGTGAAGAGGTGTAGCCCACCATTATTAATCTTTACAAACTACTGTAGGTTGATAAAGGAGCAACAAActtgagcaaaaagaaaagaaaaaagaaatgggagCACAAGGAGAGGAAGACCTTGATGGTCATAACAGCCGCGGCTCCGGTCAGGTAGTAGGAGATTAAGTCGCAGGCTGTAGCCGTCCAGGTGGATCCGCCTCCTGCTGGcctgaaagaaagaggaagaagtcaAGGTGAGAAAAAGTGAACAATGAGTGAGAAAGAAGTGGAGACCAGAGAATACACATTTCAcccaaaacaaaatgctaaaaacTGTAAAGCAGCTGTCATAAGAAAACTGACACAGACTCCATGTATGAAACTCTTTGTCCACAATCACTATGAAGCATTTTAACTGattaaacacaataaatataatataaacaataaatagcTACTATTTTACTATCTCACCACCATGTACTGCATTAAAATCACATTCTTTTGAAATTATGAGAATAGTTCGACAttgtgatatacagtacatcatttCTGTCCATTGTTCAAAACTCACAGTGAAACCACCCAGCCAtactgagggtgtgtgtgtttgtgtcttttttatgGATTAATTCATAATGCACGTGTCTTGGTGCATGACTAAATACAGTGTGAGTGACGGTGTGTGTATAACCTGATGTCAGTGAGAGTGCACTCCAGTGCCAGAGAACCAATCAAGGAGGGTGGCAGTGGCCGCAGGTTGCTGATGTGGAGCTTGACtttgttgccatggtcacaGCGCATCACCTGGTACcagccagcagagagaaaaggagcaacAGTCATTATTATCAATTCCAACAAGCTGTAAGTCATTAACTTTAAACAAGGACCAAAATATGTCTTGGGTTACAGTAAAATTGCTATAAAaggaagtgacagaaaacaagcaCTACTTTCAGACTGTTCTTTGGGAGCAACAGTTTTTATACCTCTGCATTGTTGCTGGATGTGATGTCAGAGCAGATCTGTCCTCTCTCCCAAACCCCATTAATGTGAGCAGCACAGTACATGTCTGCCTTCCACACCACATCTTCGGGTTCCATAATCGCACACTCCTGCTTCACCAGCTCACACATCCTGAAAAACACTGCAAGATATAATAATAGAACTGACACTAAATGTTTGCAACATCAGCAGGACATTTACTTGGTTGCTTCACATGGATTTATATAGCGGGCAAAAATAAACAATTGTAGGGATGTTTATTGTTCAAATGATAAAATCAGCCATTGTTTCATTGTATCGTACATACAATACTGTGTTCgcacatttttcagacaaacacCAAGTAATGCTTGCTTGCTTGTACTGTTCAAACATTAGTAAACTAAAATATTAGCCTAGCAAACCTAGCTTGAAGTGTATTGCTGTGTACCACGGTGTGTGAGGGGTAAGGTAGCAACTATTGATTGTTTTCATAATCAATTCACCTTAGATTATTTTTTAGATTAATAGGGTGACATACTCAAATTACTTAGTTTCTCCTACTAGCACTGCAAAAATTTAACATTCAATtttaacaatataaaaaaagagagaatcaGCAAATTTTCACATGTAAGAAGTTAGAACCAGCAAAAGTTTACAGATAGCTGATTAATAGAAAATGAAGAGACTCATCTTTTCAGTGGGAGGGATTGCATTTCTGAAAGGAGTACTCATAATAAATACTAGGTATTTTACAGAACAGTACAGACAAATCTGGCCCTTGACTAGAGATTGAAAAGGGATTTTTCTGTACCAATATTAGGTTTATTTCAAggatttttaaatgatgattttgcTGCTGACCTTTTGAGCTGAGAGTCGTTCTGAGTGAGATGGACGTAGAAGCTGCTCGGTGAGTTCACGTGGCTGACTCTGACTTTCAAGTCTTTGAGTTGGGTAGGGAGcttcagctgaggctgaaacTCCAGCGGCTCCTCATTCTGCTCTCTGGGGATGTTTTGGTCCTTGGCCAAATCAATTTCGAGTGGAGGGTCCCATGTGGCGGACTGATCACGAGGGGGACTGGCATCCTTGGACTTAAGTCTACAGTAGGGAAGGAGGAATTGGAGGAGATAGTGGGGGcagtgagagaagaaaaagagatcGAGATAATAGAGATAATGTACAACAAAGAGGAGTGACAGCAAGAGGTGGAGGGAAAGCGTGTGatagaaacaaactgaaagaatAAAGATGACAGTACTCAGTACAGTAGTAGAAATACAAGTTGTAGAAGACACTCCCCAGTCTAATCTCACCCCTCTTTGAAAGAGGCCTGCTCCTCTTTAACCAGTAGCTCAGCTATGTTGGCTAGTGGCCCGTTCAGGCTGCTCTCAAACAGTTTGACTGGCAGAGGTTCAGTCTTAGGGACTGTTCCTGGAGGGGAATACAAatggtgagaaaacacacaccaaaaacgGGTTATGgtatctgacacacacacaaataaacaagaaacacacagatacttCATGTTACTACTCCACTCtcctgttttgttatttttaaaaagacacacccatgcacacagTACCTGTAGCCACAATAGTGACCAGTTTCTGGTAAGCCAGGCTGATGAATCTGCTGGTGCAGGCATCCCTCCATGTCTCTCCATCCAGAGGAATCACAtctgacaaacagcagtgaaTTGCCTGGACAGCAGAAGAGACACttactgtttatttaattaACCGAGCATCCTTTAAGAGtgtgaagaataaaaataaaaagtaaataaaatgtacatattatGTGTATTACCTGTTAATGGAAaatgttattgtattattgtaaatgttatcattttactgtaatgtaaaaaggATTTTGGAGGATAATTATTTGGATGTTTTAAGCAGTATGTCATGTAAGTGTAAGCCGAGATATTAGACTAAGGAAATATTACAGCAACTAATCTTGGCTgattttattgtcacttaaTTGGGGCCAACTTACACtcaagtaaaatataaatatcaattGATCAATGAAATGCTGTGTTCTCACCATGGAAGGAAGGGCAAAGAACTCGTCCTTGATCTTCCTCAAGTCGCCGACTGACAAGATGTTCTTATTGCCAAAGTCAACATACCGCACTTCCACTTTTGTTCCCCCTGGatgacctacacacacacacacacacacaccacatcagGGTTACTTTAGTGTACTCCATTTCTGGTTATTTCTcggcagcagtgacagtgagtCATCCACAGCACTCAAATTTtagtttctgtctcttcaacAAAACTAATAGTTATAACATACAGTGCAAACAAATTTTGgaaactttgttttttcctcagttgatattgtaaactgaatttttttcttgtttttttttaacccagcCCAAACTGTAATCACCTCTAACAAATAATTCCACTAAACTTAAGGCTAAAGATAAAAGGCTGTCTTTAACCAATTCCAAGATCGacctttttgtgtgttcagacacaGACTTCAGTGAAAAGTTAGCACATATACATGGGGCAAAGACATTCATTCAAACTGtgacatgcacatacatgtatcCTCACCTATGACCTGAGCTCTGTACCAAAACTTGTCATCATAGCGGGCAACACAGGCCTGACCTATCACAGGGCAGTAGACGCTGAAGTCATCTTCTGCAGCCACTGCAGTCGCATTGTAACAATCCTGGAGCTTGGCTGAGAGCAACAAGGACTCCAAGTTATCAACCTGGGGGTGAAAAGATgggagaaatgaaaaagaaaaaagagagacagaaaaaaaggtagTGACACTAAATAGAGAAGAAGTTTCTTTCTGGGATTTCCTTTAAATGCTAACCTTTAAAAACTGTCATATCTTTTCTTTtaagcaaacacatttttttcctcttgttaaATCCAAATTACATCCCCAGCATCTGAGCCTCATTTGAGCATATTATACAtatggtgcatgtgtgtttatttatgtgcatATTTAGTACCAGCTGGATGTAGAAGTCAGCGGGGTTGTTGATGTGGGACACCACAGCATTGACCTCTGTGTTGACCTTGGGATAAACAGGAGGGTAGTACAGCAGGGCCCTCGTGCCCAACGTCACTGGAGAATAAAACCTTGTTTGGAAGGGCACAGGCAAAAGTTAGACCACTTCAGTAGTAGGGCTGACATTCAGAAAGTCTGAATTTGATTTTGAATCAATGTTACTTATTATTCAGTTACATCAGATAAATACCAATTTGCTTATCAGAATTTTTACTGGTAACTTGCACGTGTACCTGGCCACTTCAATGAAAACAAGGTACTCTCTGACAGAGATGGGCACATCACTGGATTGGTCCATGGGAGCTTTCCTTAAATCCACCAATAAAGAGTCTCTGTCCTGACCCAAAGGCCGCATCTCCACTGCGGCAGAGCCAACCACACTGCTGAATTCAACCTGTGCCTCTTTACTCCAGCCCTTTgtctgaacaaacaaacacacacacacacactcttaaattATCGGTAAAAAgttattttgaggtcacaatgacctttgacctatgAGCTAAAAGCATCACCAAGCTGTCTTTCTCCCAACATAAATAATTCAGCATTCTGTTTTAGTGGATTACCAGTTACCTGCAAATTTTGCTTATATTGCAGCAAATGTTAGATGAACTGGCAACCCTTGATCAGCAGGGGAAGGCTAGGCCCGTCTGCTTATCACCACAAATGCTTCCCACTAACGGCAGACAAAGTGGTAAATAACAGCAGTAAACTTGAACTTGGGCAAGTCCCAACAGATACTACGTCTATTGAAATCTCAGTGCTCTTACCAGGTCATAGGGGACCAGGTCCTTCAATGAACATCTGATGGCCTGAGGAGCAAAGTGACCCAGTTCCAATTTCAACGCCTCACCCACCTTCCTCAGGTGGTTGTTCACAGCCTTCAGTAAAAACTCAGTGGTCCCCTCCTCACTGGAAAAGAGAAGAGTGGAGGATGTACCAAAATAACTGTTTGCAGCATTCTACTGATAAATGAGAAAAATAGTTTAAAGGCTAGAAATCAAAATCAAGACATTCGAAAAGGGTCAGTTAAGCATTTATGCTGCACGTACTATATATTTATGTGCAACTTCTCAGATAAACATGATGGCATCGACAACAAACCCAGTGAAAACACATTGGtggaacattttcattaaactgAGGCCATACTGAGATAATTTACTGATATATTCTAATAACATGATGTAATGATTTTGCTGATTTCAGTCATTCAGTACAGAAAGTTAAACAATCCAGTTGCAAATGTATACTTTTAAATTCAGGCCTAcatgctgaaaacacacattgtgtAGGGATAACAGAAGAACTACAAGTACAACTTGCAATGCAGGCATCATTTTGCTTCTTTCTTCTGTAAATTAGGGAAAAAGGTGTAACTGCTTCTgagcaagaaaaaacaaaagggtgACACCTGGAAGGCTGTCATTGATTTTGCTGGGAAGTAGGCAGTGACGTAGCAGTAAGGATGCAGTGCTCGGGAGTTGACAGAATGAAAGCCTATTTTGTCACTATAAAATGACTTCTGTCCTTGCCTGAGATGCGAGGCTCCATTTTCAGACACTGATACGTATACCttgtccatttgtgtgtgtacctctctATGATGAGGCTTTTGGTGAGGCCATAGTCAAGGAAGAAGACTCGGATACTAGCCAGCTGGGTGACTGGGCAGGCTTTCACAGCCTCCACACATCCGCTCTGCAAGACTTCAACTACTCTGGCCCGGCACCAGAGTCCCTCCTTCCAAGTAACAAGGATCATGGAGCCTGCAGAggaacacagaaacaaaggctGAATCACATGCCAAGTATGTTTCACACCACTCATCCTGAGTCGTGTGTGATGCATCCTCAATATCATTTGGTGGCAAACTCAAACATAAGAAAGTGAACACAAAGGAGTGGAATATTGTTATCTGTTAATCTATTATCAtggacaagaaaataaatacatctttataatgtatttaacatttttttaaatgaattaatgtgCACACTGACCAACTAATTAAACTGTTGTCAGTTGCAGCATTAATAAACCTAATAAACTCATTACTATACACATTATTTTAGTGAAAACTTTGCCTTTAACCtttaacaataacattaactTTCATTGCTATATGGAATATGTTTAAACTCAAAGTTGAAAACTAAAATTATCCTTATTTCTCTATTATTTTGAggacagacatacaaacacacacacacacaccggtctCCACTGTGTCACTGGAAGTGAAGtgacaaccatctctgcagcagaaGTGGTTGATCTTCTTAGATAGGGT
This window of the Enoplosus armatus isolate fEnoArm2 chromosome 11, fEnoArm2.hap1, whole genome shotgun sequence genome carries:
- the rnf17 gene encoding RING finger protein 17 produces the protein MMDRDDNPRAAICKLCGEAFTLPEDEVDGNLPRMLLCGHIYCTSCLLSIQCGSAIRCPECEVESTLPEGGVYGLQEDSRIIGLVYTAKMNRIKSSMCDRSKNRRRNTLPTTSTDINGNTEDMEQPANLENIEKAVDEALVRAAENLALLEHIHETLMTGLAEQVKIERARLEMEIKQAVDKALHAIQKWKDVQLNQMTKLEARFSTSRAEVCSVQERIKALGIAMQMAREVRRIPFLEQYCTLDKVLETLQAPVDNQSFDMKCITMGSGMSCVFQSEGLNQILSLSLKMEVGNPKHLSESPPKGHQMGNSNRKSPRQLAEGRNSNKLPSPQKQDQERPGANRSSSRGSFPSPRPRRRSNPSRHNSASELETPDVIIEELFDEEKQHALPPTGPELANDKWRINRRRRNQLFGNKGNVTQWVVVTHVVNPSHFYVRYVAEKRESETLSKKINHFCCRDGCHFTSSDTVETGSMILVTWKEGLWCRARVVEVLQSGCVEAVKACPVTQLASIRVFFLDYGLTKSLIIESEEGTTEFLLKAVNNHLRKVGEALKLELGHFAPQAIRCSLKDLVPYDLTKGWSKEAQVEFSSVVGSAAVEMRPLGQDRDSLLVDLRKAPMDQSSDVPISVREYLVFIEVARFYSPVTLGTRALLYYPPVYPKVNTEVNAVVSHINNPADFYIQLVDNLESLLLSAKLQDCYNATAVAAEDDFSVYCPVIGQACVARYDDKFWYRAQVIGHPGGTKVEVRYVDFGNKNILSVGDLRKIKDEFFALPSMAIHCCLSDVIPLDGETWRDACTSRFISLAYQKLVTIVATGTVPKTEPLPVKLFESSLNGPLANIAELLVKEEQASFKEGLKSKDASPPRDQSATWDPPLEIDLAKDQNIPREQNEEPLEFQPQLKLPTQLKDLKVRVSHVNSPSSFYVHLTQNDSQLKRMCELVKQECAIMEPEDVVWKADMYCAAHINGVWERGQICSDITSSNNAEVMRCDHGNKVKLHISNLRPLPPSLIGSLALECTLTDIRPAGGGSTWTATACDLISYYLTGAAAVMTIKELTDERPLPVILFCSNRMGQFVSIADFLASEGLALRERKPRSVYVQKPKETDAQSPVSETQTDGSDGKKKYTCPAPSPVSPPPPVSVVSTPTIPKPAPRTIVSAEKVKTQLYHPPQLPCLGHIQISVSAIGEDGLIYTRTQNEGAQCQLEQLRERIQQSMKTLPRQKPYTWKSVLGCAVIGPDMLWYRGQLLEVLGGHVKVQYVDYGLVENIPVVHVYPMLLCEDVPQLCMSCQLYSINPVGGRWQRDAVALLKEVLLNRCVDMQVMELPTDPRGILTVELFLDGLSLSRILCHHQHASMDQTFLAQKGHSVMSPALFLDDWDIDTEDLTGPEEPMLGPYIYPNLPQAGQRFQVRVKHLWTPNELFLWPLEGTADVEVDGESLDEALTRINANIDSLPQLTNFPHGGPCLAEYSDGMYYRAKLIKFSSMEPFMILVQHIDFGSDDTLPTSKLRQMPAELLRFPTQVLKVKVAGFKAPRANREEDVLPYSPGWSVKAAMDMIDLLHSNITASVVAREPELTVLLYNEDGDLVHLPLVSSGLAELE